The Eubalaena glacialis isolate mEubGla1 chromosome 3, mEubGla1.1.hap2.+ XY, whole genome shotgun sequence nucleotide sequence GGAGGTCCACCCGCTGGCCCAGGACACTTTGCAGGCAGTTGTCCACAGGCAGGAAGTCGGGGTTGCTGTGGACCCGGTCGTACCGCCGGGCGTTGAAGCGCTCGATGTTGGCACGGAGGGCACACTCCTCTGCCTGGAAGTCCCAAGGCCGGGCATCAAGATCTAGGACAAAGCAGGAAGCCATGGTTAGGAGCCAAGCCCTTGTGGCAGCTCCCCTGGGGTTCACTGCAGCTTAGGGCCACGCCGGCCTGGGCCTGGAATGTTGACTGTCAACCAGGAGCAGGAAACCTCCAAGCCCCATCCTCGGGAAAACTGACAGGACTTCTTTCCTAGACGCACAGGTAAGTCAGGTCAAAGGCGAAAAGCCAGAGCTACGGAGAAAGAGGCTACACTGCAGTTTATGGGGATCCAGTGAGGGAAAGCCAGGGGTACAACATGCTTCTCTCGAAGTCATGCTCTCCCTGGCTCTCTGGGATCAGAGGCAGGAACCTGCAGATCCCCTCATTTGCTTGTTCTCTCAATTCCCTGACCAGGTGCTGTGGGCCACCTTGGCTCTGCACAAATTCAGGGCGTTGGGAGTGCAGATGCAGCCATATGGTCCTGGTGCTGTGGCCAGGAATTCTAAGGGTGCGGTAGCATGCTCAGGGGACACCGGGAAGACCCACTCTGCCAGGGAGGccaaggtggggaagggaggaacaCATGCAGATATAGAACAATTAGGGAGTACGGGGAGGTACCCTGCCGGGAGAGTACAAAACTGGGGGAAAGCATGGCCAATGTGCACTGACTGTGCCCAGAGCCCTAGGTGTGATGGAAGCTGGGCTGAGGGGAAGCTGGAACAGATTAGATGAGGACAGGGAGGGACAAAGTGTGGGCCTTAAATACGTTAAGAGTTTGGCACTAATTCTTAGGGAAATCAGAAGCCAATGAAGGATTTTACTCAGGGAGGTACCACCACtggatctgcattttaaaaagatcactagAGCAAAGTCTGAGGCACTGATGGAGAGAAAGGAACTGGCAGGGAATCCATCAGGAGCTGTGAGTATTTCAGTGACCAGAACCACGGCAGCTGCAGGGGGGAGAGAGGACGAGAGGACAGAGAAAGTCTTGTGACAATTTCTGGAAAAGGAAaggggaggcacagagaggaatGGGTATGATCACAGATGCCAAGCCTGGCAGCTTCTCCAAGTCCTTCCCAGGGCTCCCATCCTGATGCTACAGAAGCAGGAGCTGGGCTCTTCCAGGTTACTCAGAGGGAAGCTTAGAGGGAAAGCTGTCACCTCCCCGcgcccctccacccccgccccgccctgccctgccTCGTGGGGAGCCTCACCATTGCCGTAAGCCCAGTCATCGTTCAGCCGATGCCGCACCTTCTGGTAGATGGCAGACATCGTCTTCATGTTGCTCTTTCGCCACTGCCGCCCCAGATACTTGGTCTGCACCTTGAGCAGCTTCAGCACATAGAGCTGCATCATGGCCTGTTTCACCTTCAGGGCCCGCTTCAAGATGGGGGCTGACTTGAACACCACCAGCATCTGGGAAGGGTTACAAGGGAGGCCCACGTTGAGGGCAGAAATAAATGCCTGCACCACCACCATGCTGCTATCCCTTCTGGGGTTAGGGGCAGGGTGACCAACTGTTGCAGTTTTCCCCAGACTGAAGGGTTTCCTGGGACTTGGGACACTTCCACTGCTAAAACCAGGAGAGTCCCAGGCAAAGCTGGATGGTTGGTCATCCTAATTATGGGTCATTCTGGAATCTGAAGAAAGCTATGAATTCCTTCACCAGAAATATCCCTatgtgcacatatacacaatTTCAGAGGATTCATGGACCTCCCCACCCCAAAGGTATCCACAGACTCAGGGTTAAGGAGACTCTCAGAACCTTGGTGGAGAACCAGTGGAGATTAAGAGGATACAGAAAATTCCTTCTATATATGTAGATTTGTTTCAGCGCATGACTGAGCCTCTTCCAGCCTCCAGTTCAACTCATCAAGGCACCAGAGATCAGCCCTTAAAATGCAAGGATGTGGCTATAGGAAAGTTAGGTGAGAAGGATGCAGCTGCAGCAGCAAGCCCAccctggggacccctgccctccaACGTGAAGGGGACCGGACAGCAGGTGGCACGCTGCTTCGAGCTCCAAGATTCATGCCTGCTGACTGCGCTGACTCACCATCGTCCTCGAATGCTTCCATTTTGTCAGCTTGTTCAAGATCCGAAGCAGATTAATACAAGAAAAGAGGTTCCTCCAGCAAAACTGGTTATTGTCACCTGCTTCCTACAGGGAAAACCCAGGAACAATCATCTCCTGCACAGCTGCAGGTGCTCCGCGGTTTCTAAGGCCCTCCCACCTGTGACGTCAGCACTGCTCAGTCTCTCCACGCGTGTACCAGGaaccccctcctcccctcagcccaGGGGGACCTCCATCCCAGAAGCTGGCAGAGGGTAAGGGGTGCTCCCTAGAATTTTCCTGCGGGAAACATGGAGCATGATATTGGGGGCTGTGGCCTCGGCCCCCACTACCTGGGGCACCCAGGCTCCCTCAGAGCTGTGGCCCCAGAGTTCCAGTGTAGGGAGAGGGAAACAACTCGACCAGGTGAGCTCTGGGTCGGCAGCACCTGAAGACCACACTTCTGAAATAAGTCCTAAATCCAAATCTTCCCACTCTGCAAGGTCCGCCCCTCAGCCCTTCGATGCAATTACAGTGCTTCAAAAGCCAGGCACTCAACAGTGACCGCACCTGTGAAGAACCTCTACCCCTGTGAGGGGGAGGCAGGCTCTCCACCACAACCCTCACACCAAAGGGACCGCCGGGGAAGAGGCTAGCTACTCACCAGACTCTCGGCAGTCAGCTCTGGCAGCTCATGCACCACGCACTGAGGGTAGTCTAGGACAGAGATGCTGCACAGGGCAAGAGAACCCAGGCACCCGCCCTGAGCAAGGGCTGGGGTCTGGAGGAGCAGCCGCTGGctcctggcctccctccctcactcgtGGGAGCAGAAGCAGTAATCGGCCTTGTCCGCCCCACCCCCGTTTCCCCCGTTTCTAAGACGGGGAAATACCTGCTACAAGTGAACTTGCAAGATCCCTCTGTAGCCAGAGACAAGCTCGTAATCTTGTAAGGGGTGGAGAGAGCACATTATCCCTCACAGCAATAAATCTGGAGCGGGGGGCGGACTTCTCAAGGCAATTAATTTATGCCAAGCCCCCACCGGAGACTGTGCCTGGCTAACAGCTCAgcttgtggtgtatcacactgaggAGCCATCAATGTCAAGTGCAGCTGGCGCCAGGTGATGGGGTGGGGACAAGACATTACAGTGCACGGGGCCAAACTCCTTTGAGAGCAAGCGCCCAGCcagtctccttaaaaaaaaaaaaaaaaaaaaaaaaaaaggcacagaagGGCAGTGAGGGCAGTATTGGAGCCCAGGATGAGAACCCTCCCATCCAGGCAAAGACAGACTGAGTCACCTGTCACTAGACTAGCTAGACTCAGGTTTGACAAACTGGCGTTCTCTataggcagggaccatgtctcaTTCATCTTTGGGTCCTGATGCCTGGCAGAGCACTGGCTTGTGGGTGCTGAACGGGCTCAGTGGGAGAGGCCAGCTGGGAGCCCTGCCATCTGGCCATACCCACCCCTTCCTGATCCCTGGTCCTTATCACCTGTTCTTGGCAGTGATGTAAGACATAATGTTTTGATTGAAGAATTTCAGGATCAAAGGGATGCAGTTGGCAAACACCAGGTGCTGTGCCATGTACTCAAACTGCAAGCAACGGGAAAAAAATATAAGCATGCCCCGTGGGACCTCACCCTCCTTCCTCCAGTGATAAAAGGCCTTGGTTGGAGGACTATGTCTTAGAACATTCATGCAGAGTTCAAGGAGGTTTGAAGGCCAAGGCCTCTGTTCTTTGGGGCTAGAGGAGCAGCACTGCCTGAGGCGCTCGCCCAGTGGACAGAAGGAAGGGGCTGCAGGTACCTGGTAGACGTGGTTCAACTTAAAGTGCttgagcagcagcagcaggaccgCAGAAATGGCCTTAACAATGACCTCTTTGTGGCGGTTCACATCCACTCCCAGCTTCATGCTCTGCAACACTGTGGTGCTAGAAGCACAATCACCCGGGTGGGCCCCCAGCAGGTGCAGCACCCTCCTCTCTGGTGGTCCCAGGAGAGATGGGATTCCTGAGCCTTCTCTGGGCAAagctcccacctcacccccaccctACGGACATCTCAGAGGTTaggcccagctccacccacccacTTTCCAAGCAGTCTAGCTCAGCACAATTGATTTCTTCCTTGTGATGCCCCAAACACATTCTTAGcctatttctttgcttttcctccAAAAATGAACTTCTCATCTCAAGATCTCCCCTAAGCTTCTGCCACCATATGAACTTGTGTTCCTCAGAGTGTGTTCTGTGGAATACCAGTATACTGAGATGTTTCATATTATGGGGAAAAGgggttttggagtcagataaATTTAGGAAGCATTTACTTAAATCAGTTTCTCGCAAATTTAGGAGCTCTCACTATAAATCTTTATAAGAGGAGATCAATATTTGACTGTGGAGTCCTTTTCCCAAGGACCATCACGATGGCCTGGTGCTCCATGACATTCCCTTCGGTGTTAGCCAACCCTGCCTCCCCCCTCACTTGGCTGTCACACCAGACGCAAGGGGCCCAACCACCAGGGAACTGGCCTCAGAGCTGGGTGGTACTGGTAGGCAGGCAGGAGATCAAGTGCCCAGGTCCTTCTCAAAGCACAACGTGATCTTGGTTTGTACTCTCACAACAAAAAGATGAGGTCAGTGCCCCAGGGAGGAAGAACCCCTAAGGATTTTACTATCACCCTGAGACATTCAAAAATATTCTGCATGCCAGTTCCCTGGCAAATAGGAAAGAATCTACACCCAGCTCAGGTCCAGCTGTTGGCTGATTTTTGTCCAGAAGCTAAAACTGTATGTCCTGGATGTCCCAATCACATAGCTTTCAAGGGAGCCTTTGGGGAAATGTCAAACACAGTCCgattcattttacagaggaggaagtgaCTTTCACCAATTCACTCAGATATTCACTCAGTGGCAGAGTCTACACTAGAATCCAGGCCAACCAGATTAAGCCACCTCCCCAAGCAGTAAAACTAAATATTTCACCCAGTACGTTTTCTTTCTTCTGAGCCAGGAATACCCTAAACTTAATCTGCAGAGAAGCTGAGccaaaacaacagcagcagcaacaacaacaaaaacaaagaatgacaACAGCAAACAAGCTAGCAAACAGTGGGACCAAAAGGCAAAcacttcccctttcccctctacCCTTCTGCCCCTGACCTGCTCCATTCATAGGAACCATACACACTCAGTACTCAAGACTTGATACTCACGGCATCTCCTCAGGCAGGACATCTGCTAGGATGTTGATTGAGTCCGTTTTGGCCTTTGAGGTGGGAGCTGCGGCCAGCAGGATCTTCAGCAGCGCGATCTGGGGAGGAGCAGACCGTTCAGACGGCATGGGTGAGAGGGGCCAGGGGCAGCACTAGGCTCTGAGAGGTGGTCCTTCTGGAGGTGCTCAGGCAGCAGAAGGAGGGGTTAAAGGACACTGGCGGGCATGCTCTCAAGGCCAGTGTTGTCGGGAGGGGACCCCATGGCAGGTCGAGCACTCAGGAGAAGTGCACTCACCATGTACTGCGGCAGGCTGGGGAGCAAGCCTTGGTAGAGGGTTTCTGCAGGGACTTGCTCgacttcctcttctccctttcaACAAAATGGGTACAATGGGTACAAATACAAAGCCCGGTCCTGACGATGCTCTCCTGAGCCAGCTTGCTGGCTGACTGGAGGAGAATCTGTAAGTATGGATGTAAATGATGAAAATGATAGCAAACCTTGAATAATACAACATGCCAGACACTTTACTTGTCAAAACACATTTAATCCTTACTACAACTCTATGGAGAAGGTACTATTGTCATTCCCATTTAACAGGCTAGGAAACGAAAGCAGAAGGAGAGCCAGTACCTTGCCTAGGTCGCCACCCactaagtggtggagccaggattcagagGAAGGTGGctggcccagagcctgtgctcttaagcCCTGTACCTGACACTCGCCAGCCCTGCAGCGGGAGCCAGACTGGGAGCTTTTGGAGGGCAGGCCTGGGGCATTTTGCGGTCTAGGCCCAGCACAGTGCTGGGAACAGCTGGGATCCTGCGGACCGAGGAAGGCCTCCAACTCACCCCTGAGAGAGGAGAGCGAAGGTATTCCTCCTCCATCTGCGCCTGGACCTCTGCAATCGACGTGTACTtgtgctggagagagagggaaagaggcgCTGGGGAAAACACCCCTCATTCTCTGGCCAAATGTCCACACCTGGCAAAGACCCCACACAATTTTCTTCAAACACCATCTTCTCAAAGAGCGCTAAGTCACCATACAGATCCCGAACTGAAATCCCAAacctgaaatatttttctaagtggGCACCTACCTCTTAAAACCAGTGTAAAAAAGCACACAATAGatcagaaaaaaagcaaattaaaggagaaaaggggGTTTTCAGACAGTGACAATGAcaggaggaaaacaaaagcagaatcaAGCACCCAAGTACTCAGAATCAAGTACTCAAATGCTCAAAAAGCCCCTGCATGAAGCCCACTTGGTACTacaaatttcaaaaatgtatttcaaaaacaTATAAACATTTACATTCCAGACATGCTATTAGGGGCCACACCTCTTCCCCACTCGTGCTGCTTCCTCCCAGGTGGAGGGACACGAGTGCACACAGCACTCCtggtccctccccgcccctcccccacactcACTCCTCCCCTCCCGGACTGGCGACTGGCGAGTACGGGAGGAGGAACAGGACAGTCTCAgcccctctttctcttctctcttcagaaaaaagaaaagcctgtAAACTCTTCTGCTCCTTGACCAGGCTCAGCAGGCTTCTAGCACTGCCTGGTCTGGGTAGGCGAGTCTGCCTAACTCTGGAAGTGAGGTATCCGGACACCTATTGTTGTTGTGTTCTCATGCCTCATTCTCCAATCACTCCATGGGCAATAAAGCTGGCATTTCAATCTCCCTCTGCCTACTCCCCTAACTCAACTGCCTTAGGACTTGGGCAAGGAAAAGGCAGGCTATTTACTAAGCCCCTTAAAACTCCAACTGTCAGGTAATATAATCTTTCATGAATCCCCAGTAAGTGCCCAACAAAAGCTCAATTAAGATAAGTAAAATGCACGAAAAACTGTTTTAAAGGATGCTGCCACTGTCCACCTATTCCTCCACCCCCAGTTCCTTCAGGCGGACAGAAGTCTAAAAAGGCTTCTCCCAAAGGGCTGGTCTCACTTTACTCACTTGGGACCAACCTAGGCCAAAAGCTCACCCAAAGCCACCTACCTGCTTCAGAGTCTTGATGCTTTCGTGGATTGGCCTGGGCAGCCCCACCACTGTGTTCGTGTCACTGGAGAATAACAAAGGCCCTGTGTTAGGCCTGGGTCCCCTAACACCAAAGGCTGGGAGGGTGACCCCACTACCTTTCTTCAAAAGGAACTCGGATCACACTCACCTGCCCAGAGTGTAACCTATGAACTTGCTGCGGCTGGACTCAAGGAACACCTCAATGTCTTTCTCTCTGCCAAAGGAAAAGACTGCGGCTTTCTTACATGTTATCTCAAGGCATCATGGTtaataaaacacagaaaacacaGAATGTCCAGAAACTGTGAAGCCAAAAGAAAAAGTCTCTcacaattgtttttctttttggaaaaaagaaaataaaaaaacaaagaactgaaATCTTCAGACTGTTTTAAGGTCCTTCATAATGCTATTGGATCAATAATCTAAAAATGTATTATGTGTAACTAGTTTATTCATAAAATTAAGGTgatacatcaaacttaaaagcatactttattcagatattAATAACAAGTTTGTCACAACAGAATTTCTCAGATAGTTACAATTTTTACAATTAGAGCTGTAAGCTACTGATTTTTTCATATGAGTCATACTGTCCTGTCTCAGACAATCAGGCTAGCTTGCATTTTCTGATGACTTGTTTTGTATTCCCATCACAGATCACTGAAAACTGGGGCTTTAACCTGGATCAAGAAAATGACCCCTATATCTTTTCACATGTTCATCTATTTCTTAAGTTGGTGCCCTTTCAAACAGATACCATTTATATACATCCAGGAAACTTGACATCCATTGATTCATGCACATATACCTCAAACATCTTAATTATGGTTCTAAAGAAATTCTTCCTTAATCTATAATTTTCTGTCAAAAATCATATACAGCCCCAGGGTGGGTGGAGATGGGTTCACTTAAATgtccttgttttaattttttcccattccctTTCACTAGTATCATGTCCAACCAAGAGCTAACCCATGTTACTGACTCAAGAGCCATACAAGGGCCTCTCTGTGCAAGGCCAGCACCCTGACACCCCCAGGGCCAGCACTGGGCACTTTAAGAGAGGCTCATCGCAGAGTCAAGGCCAGCATGGCCCTGCACAGGACCTCATATGCCAACTCAGGCCCGGTGCCAGGCATGGGGATGTGACAACACTGGTTTCAGGAGCAAAGAGTGTTGCGGAGGTCTGAGACTCACCTGACCTTGGGAGCCCACGGGAGCCCCTTTGGGCAGGTAAGCCTGTCAGTCTGGGGGTGCTGCAGTGGGGGAGGCATCACCTCATCCCGCTCAAGGGGGAATGCCTCCCCCTCCAGACTGTTGTCGTCatcattctcctcttcctcctctcgaGAGTCATCAGCCTTGTAGGGATCCCGCTCGTTGAAGGCATCCAAGTTGTCCTGCTTTATCAGAGCCTGAGAGCAGAGGGACGGGAGAGCAGACAAGAGCCAACTGACGAACTAGATAAAAAGGGGCACAGAGGCTAAAGAAGTGATCACACAGAAAGGTGGTAGGAAGAGAGCCAGGAGCAGTGGAAAAACCTGAGAGGAAGTCAAGGTTGGGTCCAAGTGACAAATCAGTCCTTGCCCAAGTCCCTCAAAAGTGCCACATTCTGAGTGCCCACTATAAactgggccctgggctggggacaCAGTGTCCCTGCCCTAAAGGCATTCATTCTGACTTGCTGATCAGAGGGGACTTCAACAACCTTCCAACAACCTGGGGCGCATCCAGTGACTATGCCACTGCACCTGTGCACCCTGAGAACTCTCAGGAGTCGTAGGGACCTTGTCGCCTCACCTTGTGCTCCCGACGGCCCCGCTTCTGCTGCTGCTCGATCAGgtcagaggcagaggctgggggagaggcGGCCCTCATGTTGCGGATGACTTTGATGCTGTCCTCAGGCAGCGGGGGGAGGCCCAGGATGGCACGCTTCTCGGCCTTCATGCTCTGCAGCTCCTCAAAGCCGCCCAGTGTGCACTGTGTCACAGACAGGCGCGGAGCCGGGACAACATGTCCGTAAGCTGGTCCCTGTGTCAGGCTCAAAAGCATCTGTGACACCGTGACCCATATCTTTACAGAGACCCACACAACCTCTGAAGAAGGGACTGAATGCACCCCCAGGAGAAACGAGCGACATCAGCATGGGAGAGGAGCAAAGGGGGCAAGGAGTGGAGACGCGCAGGCTGACTGAGCCTAGTGCAGAGGCACACCTAGCTCTGTGTGTACAACAGACCCTCGAGTGAGACAAAGGCCATCTGAAGAACTTAACCCTTCAAGTTCCTAGAAAAGTAGGTGGGACTCAAATGCTTCAAAAGCTGTACATGCCAGTCTTTCAAAGCCAAATTGGGAATACACTGTTGGAtgttcaaattaaaaaacaacaaaaaaaataaaaacccacctTCATCTAAACATCCCCCTAGAAGCAAAACCTCAGCAGCGTTCAGCAATTTTAGGCTGCTTTGTTTCACTGTTTCTGAGCAATTCAGCTTTCCTCTCTGGCTtcagtgaggcttcctggggaaTCAACAGGCTTATCCGGCCAAGATCAAATGTGTAGCGCACTCTAAAGAGGCCTGACCTCACTGAGCCCTGGCTCCGCAGAGCTGGCCCCTTCTGAAAGAGGGGAACGTGAGTCCCAGGAAGAGCAGGAGTCCAGACTCCAGCTCCGCTGTCTTCCCAAGTCGTTCCTCCTGGAGGGAAGGGCTCCTGGTTTGGCCTGGGCCTGGCTGCTGACAATGGCTCCCAAGCCAAGGGTGCTAGCCAGCCCACTCTCCTGGACCCACCCCTTCACTAGCTAGAAAAAGAGTCAGCTTTCACACCATACCCTGAGGAAAATGTAGGCACAGGACTCACTCTTTCTTCTTTCAAGTGACATCTGACTGAGGGGGCCCCAATTATACCAGCTCTAATTTTGCCTCAAATCACTTTAAAACTTCAGGTTCAAGAGCGGCTTGCCTGGAGAGACGTGTCCTATGACTGCAGAAAACAGCTTCCAGGAACCAGGGAGCCAACAATCTATTCTGATTCAAAGGCCAAGCCCCCTTTGGCTGCAGTGAGGCCAAAGTGACACTTTTTTTGTCATCGCCTTTCAGGAatcttctttcagaatttttttttaaccgaagcagttatatattcatataattcaATATTCAAAAGGATATACAGTGACAACTCTGCCCTGTCCCCTAGCACGGGAATTCCCCTTCAAGGACGCACTCACCAGTACTGTCTTCCAGAGCAGCAAGAGAACCTTCTTCATGGGGAAGTGAGGGGCATGGCCGCTGCAAAATTTGGTCACCATCCCAAATAGCATGATGGCAAATGGCTCGCTGTTGTACAGAGGGGAACCTGGGGTACACAAAGGTATCAGGACCACAGGCAGGAACAGGACCCTCCCAAAGCCCTCCAGCCTCAATGCCCAGGCAGGGCCTCGAGCCAGGATCCCCAGAGTCCTACCCAGCTCAGCCCTGAAGGTCTGTCGCATTGTCCTCCATTCGGCCTTATCACCCTCACATTCCTGGTGAACGGTCTCCACAATCAGGTACATGATGTTTAGCAAGACCCTGGCGACAAGAGCCAGCTATAATGAAGCAGGATGGGGGGTCAAGGGAGCACCCCCTGGCTTCCTCACATCCCACACGACACGAGAAAGGCCTGCGCACCAAGGCTGGCTGGGGGGGAAGGCTGTAATGTAGAAAAAACTAAGAACTCAAGAGTCCCACAGAGCACCTTGCGGTGCTTCCTTCTCTGTCGCTGGTGCTAAGGTTGGGACCAGATCGTCTTCCGTTTCTAGCAAAGTGCTTGCTCAAagcaggtgcttaataagtgGCTGCTGAATGGATGGATATGAACAAGAATGGCCAAAAGCATTTACTACCCTAAGCTTCCCGGAATGAGAAAAACACAGAGGCAGGCGTGAGCTATGGAAGCCAGTGTTGGATGAGACAAAGCAGTGGATGATCAAGGTGAGAGCAAGGAAGTGTTTACCATGACGGAGGGGAAATCAGGAGCGAGCAGGGCGACGGCCAGGGACCCTAACTACAGTGGGGAACATCACCAACATCTAACCTGAAAacttccacattcacaaaaagagtcAGAttctaatcctcacaaaaatgGGAAGGTGATCTTGTTGTTTAGCAGTTGCTATTACTTCCGGCACAGCCAGGAAACGTCATGAAGTTGTCAGGACTAACCCCACACAGACAGGCATCAAGCTGTGCACGGAAAGGTAGAAGCAGAAGGAGCCACCTCATGTGCTTTGTCCAAATATAAACTGCCACTCCACCGGGTTTCCCAGCAGCGGTGTGGACAGGAGGCCACATTTCACCGTGGCTCTATTAAGCATCTTCACCCTGGATTTCCGCTGGGAGTCTCAACCCAGGGCCCCACCTAGGGAGAGCCCTCAGTAGGGCCTACTGATCACACTGAGTCCATCACGCCTGCAAATTAGAGGGTGAGCACACACAGCGAGGAAACCCAAAGGTGCCCGCccatgccctgccctgccctgccctcgcTCTCCAGCTAGAGCTCAGGGAGTCCAGGCTTGCTGCTTGCCTCACCTCAGGTCCGTGCTATCAGCCAGGGAGATGGCCGGCTTCCTCACCGCACTGCTGCAGGCAGCACTGTTGCTGCAGGAGAGATGCGAGAGTCAGTGCCTTCCCCCAGGAAGGAAGAGAAGTGGCTCCCCCGACAAGTGCCGCCCAACAGGGGGATAAAACCCCATGCTATGCGCTTAGATTGCAGAAGAACCCACAGGACCCAGTGGGTAAGGACTCAAGCCCAAGACCAGACTGCCaaggtttgaatcttggctctaaCACTTACTAGTTATGTGCCCTTGGGCACTCAACTTCTCGGTGccatagtttcctcatctgcaaaatggggatggtaatagCAGCTAATTCAT carries:
- the STRIP1 gene encoding striatin-interacting protein 1 isoform X2, with the translated sequence MEPAVGSPGLLIMNNKQPQPPPPPPPATAQPPAGAPRTAGSLLPGGKAREFNRNQRKDSEGYSESPDLEFEYADTDKWAAELSELYSYTEGPEFLMNRKCFEEDFRMHDKKWTELDTSQHRTHAMRLLDGLEVTAREKRLKVARAILYVAQGTFGECSSEAEVQSWMRYNIFLLLEVGTFNALVELLNMEIDNSAACSSAVRKPAISLADSTDLRVLLNIMYLIVETVHQECEGDKAEWRTMRQTFRAELGSPLYNSEPFAIMLFGMVTKFCSGHAPHFPMKKVLLLLWKTVLGPAYGHVVPAPRLSVTQCTLGGFEELQSMKAEKRAILGLPPLPEDSIKVIRNMRAASPPASASDLIEQQQKRGRREHKALIKQDNLDAFNERDPYKADDSREEEEENDDDNSLEGEAFPLERDEVMPPPLQHPQTDRLTCPKGLPWAPKVREKDIEVFLESSRSKFIGYTLGSDTNTVVGLPRPIHESIKTLKQHKYTSIAEVQAQMEEEYLRSPLSGGEEEVEQVPAETLYQGLLPSLPQYMIALLKILLAAAPTSKAKTDSINILADVLPEEMPTTVLQSMKLGVDVNRHKEVIVKAISAVLLLLLKHFKLNHVYQFEYMAQHLVFANCIPLILKFFNQNIMSYITAKNSISVLDYPQCVVHELPELTAESLEAGDNNQFCWRNLFSCINLLRILNKLTKWKHSRTMMLVVFKSAPILKRALKVKQAMMQLYVLKLLKVQTKYLGRQWRKSNMKTMSAIYQKVRHRLNDDWAYGNDLDARPWDFQAEECALRANIERFNARRYDRVHSNPDFLPVDNCLQSVLGQRVDLPEDFQMNYDLWLEREVFSKPISWEELLQ
- the STRIP1 gene encoding striatin-interacting protein 1 isoform X1; the encoded protein is MEPAVGSPGLLIMNNKQPQPPPPPPPATAQPPAGAPRTAGSLLPGGKAREFNRNQRKDSEGYSESPDLEFEYADTDKWAAELSELYSYTEGPEFLMNRKCFEEDFRMHVTDKKWTELDTSQHRTHAMRLLDGLEVTAREKRLKVARAILYVAQGTFGECSSEAEVQSWMRYNIFLLLEVGTFNALVELLNMEIDNSAACSSAVRKPAISLADSTDLRVLLNIMYLIVETVHQECEGDKAEWRTMRQTFRAELGSPLYNSEPFAIMLFGMVTKFCSGHAPHFPMKKVLLLLWKTVLGPAYGHVVPAPRLSVTQCTLGGFEELQSMKAEKRAILGLPPLPEDSIKVIRNMRAASPPASASDLIEQQQKRGRREHKALIKQDNLDAFNERDPYKADDSREEEEENDDDNSLEGEAFPLERDEVMPPPLQHPQTDRLTCPKGLPWAPKVREKDIEVFLESSRSKFIGYTLGSDTNTVVGLPRPIHESIKTLKQHKYTSIAEVQAQMEEEYLRSPLSGGEEEVEQVPAETLYQGLLPSLPQYMIALLKILLAAAPTSKAKTDSINILADVLPEEMPTTVLQSMKLGVDVNRHKEVIVKAISAVLLLLLKHFKLNHVYQFEYMAQHLVFANCIPLILKFFNQNIMSYITAKNSISVLDYPQCVVHELPELTAESLEAGDNNQFCWRNLFSCINLLRILNKLTKWKHSRTMMLVVFKSAPILKRALKVKQAMMQLYVLKLLKVQTKYLGRQWRKSNMKTMSAIYQKVRHRLNDDWAYGNDLDARPWDFQAEECALRANIERFNARRYDRVHSNPDFLPVDNCLQSVLGQRVDLPEDFQMNYDLWLEREVFSKPISWEELLQ
- the STRIP1 gene encoding striatin-interacting protein 1 isoform X3, giving the protein MEPAVGSPGLLIMNNKQPQPPPPPPPATAQPPAGAPRTAGSLLPGGKAREFNRNQRKDSEGYSESPDLEFEYADTDKWAAELSELYSYTEGPEFLMNRKCFEEDFRMHVTDKKWTELDTSQHRTHAMRLLDGLEVTAREKRLKVARAILYVAQGTFGECSSEAEVQSWMRYNIFLLLEVGTFNALVELLNMEIDNSAACSSAVRKPAISLADSTDLRVLLNIMYLIVETVHQECEGDKAEWRTMRQTFRAELGSPLYNSEPFAIMLFGMVTKFCSGHAPHFPMKKVLLLLWKTVLCTLGGFEELQSMKAEKRAILGLPPLPEDSIKVIRNMRAASPPASASDLIEQQQKRGRREHKALIKQDNLDAFNERDPYKADDSREEEEENDDDNSLEGEAFPLERDEVMPPPLQHPQTDRLTCPKGLPWAPKVREKDIEVFLESSRSKFIGYTLGSDTNTVVGLPRPIHESIKTLKQHKYTSIAEVQAQMEEEYLRSPLSGGEEEVEQVPAETLYQGLLPSLPQYMIALLKILLAAAPTSKAKTDSINILADVLPEEMPTTVLQSMKLGVDVNRHKEVIVKAISAVLLLLLKHFKLNHVYQFEYMAQHLVFANCIPLILKFFNQNIMSYITAKNSISVLDYPQCVVHELPELTAESLEAGDNNQFCWRNLFSCINLLRILNKLTKWKHSRTMMLVVFKSAPILKRALKVKQAMMQLYVLKLLKVQTKYLGRQWRKSNMKTMSAIYQKVRHRLNDDWAYGNDLDARPWDFQAEECALRANIERFNARRYDRVHSNPDFLPVDNCLQSVLGQRVDLPEDFQMNYDLWLEREVFSKPISWEELLQ